In Desulfovibrio sp. 86, the following proteins share a genomic window:
- the thrS gene encoding threonine--tRNA ligase — translation MEVRVEGQMVEGQAGDSVASVLQKALSGKRFKAVVAARALGGAEGLLDLSSPVPAGCEGLEPVYADSAEGLQMIRHSTAHVMAAAVKKLFPTARVTIGPSIDTGFYYDFDVEKPFSTEDFPAIEAEMQRIANAREPFTHEVLSKADAVARFKALGENYKVEIIEGIDADTVSVYTCGDFADLCRGPHVPHTGFTKASKLMSVAGAYWRGDEKNRMLSRIYGTAFADEKALAAYLKMMEEAKRRDHRKLGRELSLFTFKEDVAPGMVFWLPKGMLIRTILEDFWRKEHLKRGYDIVQGPQLLRVETWQKSGHYDHYRENMYFTQIEEDAYGVKPMNCIAHMLIYGNELHSYRDLPQRYFELGVVHRHEKSGVLHGLLRVRQFTQDDAHIICAPEQLEGEILEVIHLIRDLMHLFGFEYKVAVSTRPESSIGTDEAWEMATSALVQAVEKAGLPYTINEGDGAFYGPKIDVRLLDCIGREWQCSTIQVDFTLPERFDLTYVGQDGERHRPVMVHRAIMGSLERFIGILVENFAGALPTWLAPEQARLLTVTDAGDEAAASMRDELKALGIRAQADTRNEKLGFKVREAQLAKVPYILVVGEKEVQAGGANVRLRNGDNLGLKSVAEIAALIRADAEEPFKKGGMRYSFA, via the coding sequence ATGGAAGTCCGTGTGGAAGGGCAAATGGTTGAGGGGCAGGCTGGCGACAGCGTGGCCTCCGTGCTCCAGAAAGCCTTGAGCGGCAAAAGGTTCAAGGCCGTCGTGGCTGCCCGCGCGCTTGGCGGCGCTGAGGGCCTGCTTGATCTCTCTTCTCCGGTTCCCGCCGGGTGTGAAGGCCTCGAGCCCGTGTACGCCGATTCGGCCGAAGGTCTGCAGATGATCCGCCACTCCACCGCGCACGTCATGGCTGCGGCGGTGAAAAAACTCTTCCCCACTGCCAGGGTCACCATCGGGCCTTCCATCGATACCGGCTTTTACTACGACTTTGACGTTGAAAAGCCCTTCTCCACCGAAGATTTTCCCGCCATTGAAGCTGAAATGCAGCGCATTGCCAACGCGCGCGAGCCTTTCACCCATGAAGTGCTGTCCAAGGCCGATGCCGTGGCGCGCTTCAAGGCTCTGGGCGAGAACTATAAGGTTGAAATCATTGAAGGCATCGACGCCGACACGGTGTCGGTCTATACCTGCGGTGATTTTGCAGACCTGTGCCGTGGCCCGCACGTGCCGCACACGGGTTTTACCAAGGCCTCCAAGCTCATGAGCGTGGCTGGCGCCTACTGGCGCGGCGACGAAAAAAACCGCATGCTGTCGCGCATTTACGGCACGGCCTTTGCGGACGAAAAAGCCCTTGCCGCCTATCTGAAGATGATGGAAGAAGCCAAACGCCGCGACCACCGCAAGCTGGGACGCGAACTTTCGCTCTTCACCTTCAAGGAAGACGTGGCCCCCGGCATGGTGTTCTGGCTGCCCAAGGGCATGCTCATTCGCACCATTCTTGAGGACTTCTGGCGCAAGGAGCACCTCAAACGCGGGTATGACATCGTGCAGGGCCCGCAGCTTCTGCGCGTGGAAACGTGGCAGAAGTCCGGCCACTACGACCACTACCGCGAAAACATGTACTTCACCCAGATTGAGGAAGACGCCTACGGCGTCAAGCCCATGAACTGCATTGCGCACATGCTCATTTACGGCAACGAGCTGCACAGCTACCGCGACCTGCCGCAGCGCTATTTTGAGCTTGGCGTTGTGCACCGCCACGAAAAAAGCGGCGTGCTGCACGGGCTTTTGCGTGTGCGCCAGTTCACCCAGGACGACGCCCACATCATCTGCGCCCCGGAACAGCTTGAAGGCGAAATCCTTGAAGTCATCCATCTTATCCGCGACCTCATGCACCTCTTCGGCTTTGAATACAAGGTGGCTGTGTCCACCCGGCCCGAGAGCAGCATAGGCACGGACGAAGCGTGGGAAATGGCCACCAGCGCCCTTGTGCAGGCTGTGGAAAAAGCCGGTCTGCCCTACACCATCAACGAGGGCGACGGCGCGTTTTACGGTCCGAAAATCGACGTGCGCCTGCTGGACTGCATTGGCCGCGAATGGCAATGTTCTACCATACAGGTGGACTTCACCCTGCCCGAGCGTTTCGACCTCACCTACGTGGGTCAGGACGGCGAGCGCCATCGTCCGGTCATGGTACACCGGGCCATCATGGGTTCGCTTGAACGCTTTATCGGCATCCTGGTGGAGAATTTTGCCGGAGCCCTGCCCACATGGCTCGCCCCGGAGCAGGCCCGCCTGCTCACGGTCACCGATGCCGGCGACGAAGCCGCCGCCAGCATGCGTGACGAACTCAAAGCTCTGGGCATCCGCGCCCAGGCGGACACGCGCAATGAGAAACTGGGTTTCAAGGTGCGTGAGGCGCAACTGGCAAAAGTGCCGTACATTCTTGTTGTAGGAGAAAAGGAAGTGCAGGCGGGCGGCGCAAATGTGCGCCTGCGCAACGGTGATAACCTGGGGCTCAAGTCTGTGGCTGAAATCGCCGCGCTTATTCGCGCAGACGCCGAAGAGCCTTTCAAAAAAGGAGGGATGCGCTATAGCTTCGCCTAA
- a CDS encoding MOSC domain-containing protein, whose translation MGIIRAICTSAKKGTAKKTVPSATLVVEHGIEGDAHAGKWHRQVSLLSWQAIEDFKARGAIVSHGCFGENLIVDGIDFAALPVGTRLSCNEVLMEVTQIGKECHSHCQIFHAMGDCIMPRQGVFAKVLHGGFVRPGDEMLVLPAEA comes from the coding sequence ATGGGAATTATTAGGGCCATCTGCACCAGTGCAAAAAAAGGCACTGCCAAAAAGACCGTTCCGTCCGCCACCCTTGTGGTGGAGCACGGCATTGAGGGCGACGCGCATGCAGGCAAGTGGCATCGTCAGGTCAGTCTGCTGTCCTGGCAGGCCATCGAGGATTTCAAGGCCAGGGGAGCCATTGTTTCGCACGGCTGTTTTGGCGAGAACCTTATTGTGGACGGCATCGACTTCGCGGCCCTACCCGTGGGCACGCGCCTGTCCTGTAACGAGGTTCTTATGGAAGTGACGCAGATAGGCAAGGAGTGCCACAGCCACTGCCAGATATTTCACGCCATGGGTGACTGCATCATGCCCCGGCAGGGCGTGTTCGCCAAGGTTCTGCACGGCGGGTTTGTGCGGCCCGGTGACGAGATGCTTGTGCTGCCCGCCGAAGCGTGA
- a CDS encoding ABC transporter substrate-binding protein: MATGARLRGIFSVLTLMGVSGLLILMAAGLSVAGEVWHVGTWKTAQTIQPFLYEKYAAPTNPGLKVDVRPFTNPADQKSALLAGSLDMTGTTLALAIQAASRGEPVKLVATLGNKCSALVVAKDGPIKSASDLKGKRIAYVPGTMHEILLREVLHREGIDPDRDVTLMRIDFFDMGTALAKGNVDAFLSGEPFPTQAVMQGYGRILAYPYYGDSIGTINSGMLMREDFIQAHPDKALRMVAAHKAATQALTADKKLWLDTAASLFGVDRALLEASAGNIELVWDMDDAFMRQLAALGARMKSLGIIAQEPDYAKLVDRSFVDALRADSANHE; the protein is encoded by the coding sequence ATGGCGACAGGCGCACGTCTTCGCGGCATCTTTTCTGTTCTGACTCTGATGGGCGTCAGCGGCCTTTTGATTCTGATGGCTGCAGGCTTGTCCGTGGCAGGCGAAGTCTGGCATGTGGGTACATGGAAGACCGCGCAGACCATACAGCCTTTTTTGTATGAAAAATATGCGGCGCCGACGAATCCTGGCCTCAAGGTTGACGTGCGCCCCTTCACCAATCCTGCCGATCAAAAATCCGCACTGCTTGCGGGCAGCCTCGACATGACAGGCACCACGCTGGCTCTGGCCATTCAGGCCGCTTCACGGGGTGAGCCTGTCAAGCTTGTGGCAACGCTGGGCAACAAGTGCTCGGCGCTTGTGGTGGCCAAGGATGGGCCCATAAAAAGCGCCAGCGACCTCAAGGGCAAGCGCATCGCCTACGTTCCCGGCACCATGCACGAAATCTTGCTGCGCGAAGTGCTGCACCGTGAAGGCATTGACCCTGATCGCGACGTCACGCTCATGCGCATTGATTTTTTTGATATGGGCACGGCTCTGGCCAAGGGGAATGTGGACGCCTTTTTATCTGGCGAGCCCTTTCCCACGCAGGCCGTGATGCAGGGATACGGGCGTATTCTGGCCTATCCCTATTATGGCGACAGCATAGGGACCATCAACAGCGGCATGCTCATGCGCGAAGACTTTATACAGGCGCACCCGGATAAGGCCCTGCGGATGGTAGCCGCGCACAAGGCCGCCACACAGGCTTTGACCGCGGACAAAAAACTCTGGCTGGATACGGCAGCCAGCCTGTTCGGCGTCGATAGGGCCCTGCTGGAAGCTTCTGCTGGCAATATCGAACTGGTTTGGGACATGGACGATGCGTTCATGCGTCAGTTGGCGGCATTGGGCGCGCGCATGAAAAGTCTCGGCATCATTGCCCAGGAACCGGATTACGCCAAGCTTGTTGATCGCAGCTTTGTGGATGCCCTGCGGGCCGATTCTGCCAATCATGAATGA
- a CDS encoding ABC transporter permease produces the protein MNDGRGARILPWCLPLLLLALWWGAAAFRLMPEWLLPSPAGVARTMFAYVAGNPSVPYGGRFWSDAAASLWRVACGFTLAAIPGLILGLWSGRSATVARLLSFSINGVKSVPGISWLPLALIWLGVGFMTTVSLIALAGFFPIYFSAAAAAASVPQNLINAGRMLGLSRVKLFAKVILPWSMPQICAGLRVALGMSFAYLVLGELTGVPDGLGALIMDARMNGRVDVLLSGIVLIAVLGGICDGLLVRFLSRLPGVVK, from the coding sequence ATGAATGATGGCAGGGGGGCGCGAATCCTGCCCTGGTGCCTTCCGCTGCTGTTGCTGGCGCTATGGTGGGGAGCCGCGGCATTTCGGTTGATGCCGGAATGGCTGCTGCCTTCACCTGCGGGGGTGGCGCGCACCATGTTCGCATATGTGGCTGGAAACCCATCCGTCCCCTATGGCGGGCGCTTTTGGAGCGACGCCGCCGCAAGTTTGTGGCGAGTTGCCTGCGGATTCACGCTGGCTGCCATACCTGGTCTGATTTTAGGGCTCTGGTCGGGCAGAAGCGCGACAGTAGCGCGCCTGCTGTCTTTTTCCATCAACGGCGTCAAGTCCGTTCCCGGCATAAGCTGGCTGCCGTTGGCGCTCATCTGGCTGGGGGTGGGCTTTATGACCACCGTCAGCCTCATAGCCCTGGCGGGATTTTTTCCGATATATTTCAGTGCGGCAGCTGCGGCCGCGTCTGTGCCGCAAAATCTGATAAATGCGGGCCGCATGCTCGGTCTTTCACGCGTGAAGCTCTTTGCCAAGGTGATCCTGCCGTGGAGCATGCCGCAGATATGCGCGGGTTTGCGGGTGGCGCTTGGCATGAGTTTCGCCTATCTGGTGCTGGGGGAACTTACCGGAGTGCCGGACGGCCTGGGCGCGCTTATTATGGATGCCCGCATGAATGGCCGTGTGGACGTGCTTTTGAGCGGCATTGTGCTCATAGCCGTGCTGGGGGGCATTTGTGACGGTCTGCTTGTCCGGTTTTTATCCAGGCTGCCGGGTGTGGTGAAATGA
- a CDS encoding ABC transporter ATP-binding protein yields the protein MKEYFRCRGLRKSYGPHIVLPGIDITLGQGSITALIGASGCGKSTFLHVVAGFVPMDAGAMLLEGVPCGEPGPDRVMVFQDDALLPWLNVRENVELGLKTAGMAHAMRQERVRHILMQVGLEPWANALPSELSGGMRQRVALARTLVLRPKLLLLDEPFAALDAITRSRMQRLLADLQLQTGVTVLLVTHDVSEACLLADTIHLMGTGRGIVETWTVAAPRPRDPDDPAFAQLKVQIRAKLEALAEPVL from the coding sequence ATGAAGGAATATTTCCGTTGCAGGGGCCTGCGGAAAAGTTATGGCCCGCATATTGTTTTGCCCGGCATTGACATAACGCTTGGGCAGGGCTCCATAACTGCGCTCATCGGAGCCAGCGGTTGCGGGAAAAGCACGTTTCTGCATGTGGTGGCAGGGTTTGTGCCGATGGACGCCGGGGCCATGCTGCTTGAGGGCGTTCCCTGTGGTGAACCCGGCCCGGACAGGGTTATGGTATTTCAGGACGACGCGTTGTTGCCGTGGCTGAATGTCAGGGAAAACGTGGAATTGGGCCTGAAAACTGCGGGGATGGCTCATGCGATGCGGCAGGAGCGGGTGCGGCACATCCTGATGCAGGTGGGGCTGGAGCCATGGGCCAATGCCTTGCCTTCGGAACTTTCGGGAGGGATGCGGCAGCGGGTCGCCTTGGCGCGCACGCTGGTGCTTCGCCCAAAGCTTTTGCTTCTTGACGAACCCTTTGCCGCCCTGGACGCCATTACACGCTCGCGCATGCAGCGCCTGCTGGCGGATCTGCAACTCCAGACCGGCGTTACGGTGCTGCTGGTCACGCATGACGTTTCGGAAGCCTGCCTGCTGGCGGACACCATACACCTTATGGGAACGGGACGCGGCATTGTGGAGACGTGGACGGTTGCAGCGCCCCGCCCGCGAGATCCCGATGATCCTGCCTTTGCGCAATTGAAGGTGCAAATCCGCGCCAAGCTGGAAGCCCTGGCTGAGCCCGTGTTGTGA
- a CDS encoding DUF2075 domain-containing protein, whose protein sequence is MKQLGRAFYHSSIANFISESRSNILGVLAENNHFELSQEQRSAWLSEINILQQTLQPYTGYILFEYVIPRMGKRADVILLIQQSIFVVEFKVGSHRFDKQASDQVMDYALDLKNFHAGSQHRNIYPILIATSGTPLTEQKIVLSDDGVCATLFGTPENLANLLWRCLAEECDDSITWQKVWASSGYHPTPTIIEAAQALYAGHSVAEISRSDAGTINLSQTTEAVKAIINQAMTQHRKSICFITGVPGAGKTLAGLNIASAWQDPKNQQHAVFLSGNGPLVSILREALSRDEHERTKQSGLKKNKKECERETAAFIQNIHHFRDDMLRSDDAPIEHVVIFDEAQRAWDKEQASSFMQRKRGLADFSISEPEFLLSAMDRHQDWAVIICLIGGGQEINTGEGGIGEWYQALRDRFTGWQVWVSPNLTDSEYLIGTSGKTLLDIKSKEWKPELHLATSVRSFRSEKVSTLVKSLLDINQTEAQLLLSEISDKYPLVLTRDLDVARHWLKSHARGTERYGIIASSGAQRLRPLGIDVKSSIDEISWFLNNKGDVRSSYYTEVVATEFHIQGLELDWTALVWDADLRFINGNWEYWQFRGSSWQAIRSEPNQRYLKNAYRVLLTRARQGMIIVVPKGNDNDHTRPLKFYDETYNYLSELGIKEI, encoded by the coding sequence ATGAAACAGCTAGGTCGCGCCTTTTATCATAGCTCAATTGCCAATTTTATTAGTGAGTCACGCTCAAACATTTTAGGGGTATTGGCAGAGAATAATCATTTTGAATTATCCCAAGAGCAACGAAGTGCCTGGTTATCTGAGATAAATATTTTGCAACAAACCTTACAGCCATATACTGGCTATATTTTATTTGAATATGTAATTCCTAGAATGGGGAAGCGTGCTGACGTTATTCTTCTCATTCAGCAAAGCATTTTTGTAGTCGAATTCAAAGTAGGTTCGCATCGTTTTGACAAACAAGCTTCGGATCAGGTGATGGACTACGCACTGGACCTAAAGAACTTCCATGCTGGGAGCCAACATCGCAATATTTATCCTATCCTAATTGCCACGAGTGGAACTCCATTGACGGAACAAAAAATTGTTCTTAGCGATGACGGAGTTTGTGCTACTTTATTTGGTACGCCCGAAAATCTGGCAAATTTACTATGGCGCTGCCTGGCTGAAGAATGTGACGACAGTATAACATGGCAAAAGGTGTGGGCAAGTTCAGGCTATCATCCCACGCCAACAATAATCGAAGCTGCTCAAGCCCTTTACGCAGGGCACTCGGTAGCAGAGATTAGTCGTAGCGATGCTGGCACCATCAATCTGTCTCAGACAACAGAGGCAGTCAAAGCTATCATCAACCAAGCAATGACGCAGCATAGAAAATCTATTTGCTTTATTACAGGAGTCCCAGGAGCTGGAAAAACTCTGGCAGGTTTGAATATTGCGAGTGCCTGGCAAGATCCAAAGAATCAACAACATGCGGTTTTTCTTTCAGGTAATGGCCCCTTGGTGAGTATTCTACGCGAAGCCTTAAGTCGCGATGAGCACGAAAGAACAAAGCAGTCTGGCCTGAAAAAAAATAAAAAAGAGTGTGAACGAGAAACAGCCGCCTTCATTCAAAATATTCACCATTTTCGCGATGATATGCTTCGTTCTGATGACGCACCTATTGAACATGTTGTCATATTTGATGAAGCACAGCGCGCCTGGGATAAAGAACAGGCTAGCTCATTTATGCAACGAAAGCGCGGGCTCGCTGATTTTTCCATTTCAGAACCGGAATTTTTGCTTTCAGCGATGGATCGCCATCAAGATTGGGCTGTGATCATTTGTCTCATTGGTGGAGGGCAAGAAATAAACACTGGGGAAGGCGGTATAGGGGAATGGTACCAAGCTCTGCGCGACAGATTTACAGGCTGGCAAGTATGGGTTTCTCCCAACCTAACTGACAGTGAATATCTAATAGGAACATCAGGAAAGACGCTTCTGGATATTAAGAGCAAAGAATGGAAGCCAGAGTTGCATCTTGCAACGTCGGTGCGATCTTTTCGCTCTGAAAAAGTTTCTACCCTCGTCAAATCGCTTCTGGATATAAACCAAACTGAAGCACAGCTCTTACTAAGTGAAATCAGCGATAAATATCCTTTAGTATTAACCCGTGATTTAGATGTGGCTCGCCACTGGCTTAAGAGCCATGCGCGTGGCACAGAAAGATATGGCATCATAGCCAGTTCTGGGGCTCAACGATTGAGGCCTCTTGGTATAGACGTTAAAAGTAGCATTGATGAAATTAGCTGGTTCCTTAACAATAAAGGAGACGTACGGTCTTCTTACTATACGGAGGTGGTTGCCACAGAATTTCACATCCAAGGTCTCGAGTTAGACTGGACAGCCCTTGTGTGGGATGCAGACTTACGTTTTATCAATGGCAATTGGGAATACTGGCAGTTTAGAGGTTCTTCTTGGCAAGCGATTCGTAGTGAGCCTAACCAACGGTATTTAAAAAATGCCTATAGAGTCCTTTTGACACGCGCACGGCAAGGTATGATTATCGTTGTCCCTAAGGGTAATGACAACGATCATACGCGGCCTCTGAAATTCTATGATGAAACATACAACTATCTGTCAGAACTAGGTATTAAAGAAATTTAA
- a CDS encoding IS3 family transposase — translation MKPAANRAAVQHIQADHGYSERRACRVIQFNRCSARRSPSEDRDLLLRTRMLELAEDRRRFGSPRLHALLRREGLVQNHKRTERIYQEENLSLRTRKRVKRPSHARIVQAGPDGPDEQWAMGFVSDSLMGGRRIRILTIADLWDRSIPALEVDMSLPGARVVRVLEKLRLQGRLPQRIKVDNGPEFSGKALDAWAFEHGIQIEFTRPGKPTDNGHIESFNGKFRDECLNQNVFLSLHDARRTVEAWRQDYNQRRPHSSLGWLAPEEFRAKNITCNPLGTTNLRVVYAVG, via the coding sequence TTGAAGCCCGCAGCTAATAGGGCAGCCGTGCAGCACATTCAAGCGGATCATGGCTACTCAGAGCGGCGGGCTTGCCGAGTGATTCAGTTTAACCGCTGTTCAGCCAGGCGATCACCATCTGAAGACCGTGATCTTCTTTTACGGACGCGGATGCTGGAACTGGCAGAAGATCGGCGGCGTTTCGGTTCTCCGCGCCTACATGCGTTATTGCGCCGGGAAGGGTTGGTGCAGAACCACAAGCGGACAGAAAGGATTTACCAGGAAGAAAACCTTTCGTTGCGTACTCGCAAACGCGTGAAGCGTCCAAGCCATGCCCGTATTGTCCAGGCTGGCCCTGATGGCCCAGATGAACAATGGGCGATGGGTTTTGTAAGCGACTCCCTTATGGGAGGGCGACGCATCCGGATTTTGACAATTGCTGATCTGTGGGATCGTTCAATCCCGGCGCTCGAAGTGGATATGTCGTTGCCTGGAGCTCGAGTTGTGCGCGTCCTTGAAAAACTACGCCTCCAAGGAAGGTTACCGCAACGTATCAAGGTTGATAACGGTCCAGAATTTAGCGGTAAGGCCTTGGACGCTTGGGCTTTTGAGCATGGAATACAGATAGAGTTCACTCGTCCGGGGAAGCCCACGGACAATGGGCACATTGAAAGCTTTAATGGAAAATTTCGGGATGAATGCTTAAATCAGAACGTGTTTCTGTCCCTGCACGATGCCCGCAGAACAGTCGAAGCCTGGCGGCAGGATTACAACCAACGGCGACCGCACAGTTCCTTGGGCTGGCTGGCACCGGAAGAATTTCGCGCAAAGAATATAACCTGCAACCCATTGGGAACCACTAACTTACGAGTGGTATACGCAGTGGGGTAA
- a CDS encoding transposase: protein MGATPDATFYKWRSKFGGMNISDAKRLRQLEEENARLKRLVGEQALDIVVLKDVISKNF from the coding sequence ATGGGGGCTACTCCAGATGCGACCTTTTACAAATGGCGAAGCAAGTTCGGTGGAATGAACATCTCTGACGCAAAGCGGTTACGCCAGTTAGAGGAAGAAAACGCACGGCTGAAAAGGCTTGTAGGCGAGCAGGCACTTGATATTGTCGTCCTGAAGGACGTGATCTCAAAAAACTTTTGA
- a CDS encoding IS3 family transposase (programmed frameshift), whose amino-acid sequence MSGTSAKTSSTVEIVNITPRRRWSVGEKVRLIEASMAPGQSVSLVARTYGVAPNLLYRWRKQMSEGGKTAIEANDEVVSVAEVKALKKRIRQLERVLGNKTLEVEILKEAVRIGREKKLNLAAALVRRGGFPVKRVTDALAVSRSNTYERSRSPRPRPERYSKAEDAFLLPLIVELLGGRQTYGYRRIQRLLNRQLVADGRTPVNHKRVYRIMRQNNLLLARFTGSQPDKAHTGKVSTLQRNQRWCSDGFEIACDNGERVRVIFALDTCDREVMAYAATTGGYSADMAQSVMLACVEKRFGDVKTLQPVEWLSDNGSCYTARETVTFAAALGIVSKFTPVRSPQSNGMAEALVKTFKRDYVFCNDRPDAETVMALLPCWFEDYNENAPHKALRMLSPREFIRSLQILECPV is encoded by the exons ATGTCTGGAACTAGTGCTAAAACAAGTTCAACGGTGGAGATAGTAAACATAACGCCCCGTCGCCGTTGGTCTGTCGGCGAGAAAGTTCGCCTGATAGAGGCCAGCATGGCCCCAGGTCAGTCGGTTTCTCTGGTGGCACGAACGTATGGCGTTGCTCCCAATTTGCTTTACCGCTGGAGAAAGCAGATGAGTGAAGGCGGCAAAACAGCCATTGAAGCCAATGACGAGGTTGTCAGCGTTGCCGAAGTAAAGGCCCTGAAAAAGCGAATCCGTCAGTTGGAACGCGTCCTTGGCAACAAAACACTGGAAGTGGAAATCCTCAAAGAAGCTGTTCGCATTGGCCGCGAAAAAAAACTTA ATCTCGCGGCTGCCCTTGTCCGGCGTGGAGGATTTCCAGTGAAACGGGTCACAGACGCCCTGGCGGTGTCCCGATCCAACACCTATGAACGTAGCCGCAGCCCACGGCCTCGCCCGGAACGATACAGCAAAGCAGAAGACGCATTCCTTCTACCGCTGATCGTCGAACTTTTGGGCGGACGCCAGACCTACGGCTATCGGCGTATCCAGCGACTGCTTAATCGGCAACTGGTTGCCGATGGGCGCACTCCGGTCAACCATAAACGTGTGTACAGGATAATGAGGCAAAATAACCTGTTGCTGGCACGGTTTACTGGCAGCCAACCTGACAAGGCACACACGGGCAAGGTTTCCACACTACAAAGAAATCAGCGTTGGTGCTCTGACGGGTTTGAGATTGCCTGCGACAACGGTGAGCGGGTGCGCGTCATTTTTGCCCTGGATACTTGCGACCGAGAAGTTATGGCCTATGCCGCCACCACTGGCGGGTACAGTGCTGACATGGCGCAAAGCGTCATGCTGGCATGCGTTGAAAAGCGGTTTGGGGATGTCAAAACATTGCAGCCAGTTGAATGGCTCTCCGACAACGGCTCCTGCTACACGGCAAGAGAAACAGTAACGTTTGCCGCCGCCTTGGGCATCGTCAGCAAGTTTACTCCAGTTCGCAGCCCTCAAAGTAACGGTATGGCTGAAGCTCTCGTCAAAACATTCAAAAGGGATTACGTCTTCTGCAATGATCGACCGGATGCCGAAACTGTGATGGCGCTACTCCCTTGCTGGTTTGAAGACTATAATGAAAATGCCCCGCACAAGGCCCTGCGGATGCTCTCGCCTCGTGAGTTTATCCGTTCATTGCAAATCTTGGAGTGTCCGGTTTAG
- a CDS encoding phosphatidylglycerophosphatase A family protein yields the protein MRLMDQITLYFCRLGVAGLDPKAPGTWGTAVACLLAPYIFLPLNFWLRLAVLVVLFFLGAVAATRAEKLLGRKDPGEVVIDELVGVWLVLLPFPHPSFFLVLAAFVLFRIFDIAKPWPVKASEDWLPAGYGVMIDDVVAGLWALLCLSVLAWMGLS from the coding sequence ATGCGCCTGATGGATCAAATAACCCTGTATTTCTGCCGCCTTGGCGTGGCAGGTCTGGACCCCAAGGCCCCCGGAACCTGGGGCACGGCCGTGGCCTGCCTGCTGGCCCCGTACATTTTTTTGCCCCTGAATTTCTGGCTGCGGCTGGCCGTGCTGGTCGTGCTGTTCTTTCTTGGGGCCGTGGCGGCGACCAGGGCGGAAAAGTTGCTGGGGCGCAAAGACCCCGGCGAGGTGGTCATTGACGAACTGGTGGGCGTATGGCTGGTATTGCTGCCTTTTCCCCATCCCAGCTTTTTTCTGGTGCTGGCGGCCTTTGTGCTTTTTCGCATCTTTGACATCGCCAAGCCCTGGCCTGTCAAGGCTTCGGAGGACTGGCTGCCCGCAGGCTACGGCGTCATGATAGACGACGTGGTCGCCGGATTGTGGGCCTTGCTGTGTCTGAGCGTGCTGGCCTGGATGGGGCTTTCGTAA
- the infA gene encoding translation initiation factor IF-1, producing MAKEGSIEVDGVVQEALPNAMFRVELENGHEVLAHISGKMRKFYIRILPGDRVKVELSPYDLTRGRITYRMK from the coding sequence ATGGCTAAAGAAGGTTCCATAGAAGTTGACGGCGTGGTGCAGGAAGCCCTGCCCAATGCCATGTTCCGCGTGGAGCTGGAAAACGGCCACGAAGTGCTGGCCCATATTTCCGGCAAAATGCGCAAATTCTACATCCGCATCCTTCCCGGCGACCGCGTTAAGGTCGAGCTTTCGCCCTACGACCTCACACGCGGACGCATCACCTACCGCATGAAGTAG